From one Macellibacteroides fermentans genomic stretch:
- a CDS encoding MarR family winged helix-turn-helix transcriptional regulator translates to MEPICVIKDIYKTLYQFEKDFLDAYELTINEAMLLCCLKDGECKSAGLICDFIGLSNSRVSKIITSVEDKCLINRTICKEDKRQMIFELSETGKTKVAQMMTAELQIESLFEKLTECMKRD, encoded by the coding sequence ATGGAACCAATTTGTGTAATTAAAGATATTTATAAGACCTTGTACCAGTTCGAAAAGGATTTTCTGGATGCGTACGAACTTACAATCAATGAGGCAATGCTGCTTTGTTGCCTGAAAGACGGCGAATGTAAGTCGGCCGGACTGATATGCGACTTTATCGGATTGTCTAATTCGAGGGTATCTAAAATTATCACTTCGGTTGAAGACAAATGTCTAATAAACAGAACCATATGTAAAGAAGACAAACGTCAGATGATATTTGAATTGTCTGAAACCGGCAAAACAAAAGTAGCTCAGATGATGACAGCCGAACTGCAGATTGAAAGTCTGTTTGAAAAGCTTACAGAATGTATGAAAAGGGATTAA